The Lycium barbarum isolate Lr01 chromosome 12, ASM1917538v2, whole genome shotgun sequence genome includes a region encoding these proteins:
- the LOC132623790 gene encoding probable purine permease 10 produces the protein MEGAHEKLLHLTFDEAEGIETSENAKTNSHQSSKFILWFQIFIFTFFAIAGQAAGTLLGRVYYEQGGKSRWIATLAQTAGFPILLPFIFYPSTKNHNEENELSIHKPSLLIRVSVYIFLGLFQVANSMLYTVGVQYLPVSTYALICGSQLAFNALTSFFINGQKITPIILNSVVLLSFSSSVIIFQNETGDGGEISQTSLLIGFLAATMGSLGYALQFSLTELAFQKVFKSGSLKVVTKMSFFIGLFVTLTSLTGLFASGNWRDLEKEMGEYRTGKLSYVLNLVCTAISWQLYAVGTIGLVFKASSLFSNVIINLGTTVGPIFAVVLLKDKMSGLKVFSLLLGLWGYVSYIYQHYLDDIEAKSGEAKSSAEDDDF, from the exons ATGGAAGGAGCTCATGAAAAGCTGCTACATCTCACTT TTGACGAAGCAGAAGGAATAGAGACATCTGAAAATGCAAAAACcaacagccatcaatcaagtaaaTTTATACTATGGTTCCAAATATTTATCTTTACATTCTTTGCTATAGCTGGCCAAGCAGCTGGCACTCTATTGGGCAGAGTATACTATGAACAAGGTGGCAAAAGTAGATGGATTGCTACATTGGCACAAACTGCTGGATTCCCAATTCTTCTGCCTTTCATTTTCTATCCTTCAACCAAAAAtcacaatgaagaaaatgaaCTTAGCATTCACAAGCCTTCTTTGTTAATTCGCGTTTCGGTTTACATCTTCCTTGGCTTATTTCAAGTAGCAAATTCCATGTTATATACGGTTGGAGTACAGTACCTTCCGGTTTCTACCTATGCCCTAATCTGCGGTTCTCAATTGGCGTTCAACGCGCTCACCTCGTTCTTCATCAACGGGCAAAAGATAACCCCAATTATATTGAACTCAGTCGTGCTCCTCTCCTTCTCTTCCTCAGTTATTATTTTCCAGAACGAGACGGGTGATGGCGGAGAAATATCCCAGACATCTTTGCTAATAGGATTTCTAGCTGCCACTATGGGGTCTCTAGGTTATGCATTGCAGTTCTCGCTAACAGAACTCGCGTTCCAAAAGGTCTTCAAGAGTGGCAGTTTAAAAGTCGTCACGAAAATGTCGTTTTTCATCGGCCTTTTCGTGACACTTACTTCTTTAACGGGGCTTTTCGCGAGCGGTAATTGGAGGGATTTGGAAAAGGAAATGGGAGAGTACAGAACAGGAAAATTGTCATATGTTTTAAACTTAGTTTGTACGGCTATTTCTTGGCAGTTATATGCCGTTGGAACGATTGGATTGGTATTCAAGGCTTCCTCTTTGTTCTCTAATGTGATCATCAATTTAGGAACTACAGTTGGGCCAATTTTTGCTGTGGTGCTCTTGAAAGATAAAATGAGTGGATTGAAGGTGTTTTCATTGTTATTGGGATTATGGGGATATGTATCCTACATCTATCAACACTATCTTGATGATATAGAGGCAAAATCAGGTGAAGCTAAATCATCAGCTGAGGATGATGATTTTTAA